The genome window GCACAGAGTtaacctctctctctcacctttgTGGAGTATAAACATCTCTGGCACTTAGATTATGCATGATTTACAATCTTtgctttttaagctttttaaaaactagtcaTCTTAATTTGTTAATATGTTGAACCTcactacttttattatttaacagATCACATTTCCTGGAGCAGGAAAACTTCCACACATCATTGGAGGATCAGATCTAATAGCTCATCATGCTCGAAAGAATACAGAATTAGAAGAATGGTTAAGGCAGGAAATGGAGGTTAGTAAGACATGAGGCCCACAGACTTGTTTGAATTGCATTTTGGTCTCTTGTGGTTTCCGTAGAACAAATTCTTCTTAAAACCAAACTTAAGATCATTCAGTAAAATTCCTGAGTTACAGAGCATTAAGATTAATCTCTACTTTTCCCTAACACTTCTTTAAGAGAATTCTAGATTTATCTTTGTTAGTTGAAAAAAACTGGGACCTAAACAAATGAAGTAAGTTTTCATTCTAATGTAGAGGGGGtaaaagggggaaaagaagaTTAAGCCgtaataatttaaaaggaaactaataataattaaaaggttGGCCATATCGTTATCTGGAGAATATTACAAAATATCAGTTACATAGAATGTAAATAGACTGCCCTTTTTAAATCTGGGAATTGTGTTTCAGCAATTCTgaaaatttctcattattttcttgaatattacctgtttgctgttttctctcttaTCTCCTGAAATTCCAGTTTAACAtaagttaaatttttttggtttcttttccatgtgTCTTAAGTTCTTTTCTATCTATTTCATCTCTTTGGATTGTATTTTTGGTAGTTCATTCAGattttcttccaatttatttctcttctcaacTCTGGTTGGTATTGCATCCGTCCATTGAGTTTTAATTCAACCTGTTGCATTTTTTCATCACAGAaagtctttttcattcttttctaaatctcttgctaattttttttgagacagggtttctctttgttgtccaggctagagtgcagcttTTATTGAAAGGCTGGGCTATCTCTGTCCTGGGATTTGAATTACATATCCTGTACCAGGAAGCATACCTTATCCCAAAAGAGAATAATAACCTAGCATTTTAGGTTGTTTACCCAATTTGTCAGGGATTCCTGGAGCCGATGCCTTTGGTCAGTGTCATTCCCATTTCTTCACCTCCCATGACATTAGTCCCTTCCCAGCAGCCCACCGGCAATTGTTTTCTCTGCTTAGGGTACTTTTTCCCAATTTGGGTCATTAGTAAGAATCCTCAGGTTTGGCCAGTTCTGTAGCACTTCTTAATGGGTTGGACAGCATTAGGAATCAGTTGCCGCAAAATCGTTTGGTTCTTTACACAGCCATGTTTTTGAAGTCTCTGGCACGGACTCATATTCTTCTTGATTAACTGTCGCTGTCaggttttgtttggttggttttggaTGGGAGAGGAGGAATAATGATACAGCTGCtgacttttttctgtctttatttcattAGGAATTAAGAGAGGGGAACTGTGTTCTAGATTTATTTCActaaatctcttctctttttgctGGCATGGTTTTAGGTGCTGTGGGTAGGCTTTATTCACCAGACTTGACTGTCTTTTGCTGCATGGCCTACTGCTCGCACACATCATGTGCTACTATATTGACATCTCATTTCCTGAGGTTTGCCCCAGCTAGTGTTCTTGCGTATTCcctgccttttgttcttttttagccCTCCTTTCTGCTGCAGACTAGTCTTACCAGTTTTCATAATCACTAGGTCAGTTCCCAGAGTTCCCTTGAATTTAGGATATTTTCATATTGTCCATCAAGCATAATTCTTTAAACTCTATCCAACCTGATTTGAATTTTAAGACTGTGGGATGTGGTTTTCTTAGACCCTTGAAAAATACCAGTAACATGAgacatttctgtttcttaatactattttacttaatgattttgataaaatatattgaaataaaactgattttcttcccactgattttttttctttactgtgctACAACTTTAATATGAGCACCCCTGCCACGAAGCCTTTAAGAATATTTAGAATAATGATACCCCAGCTATTTTGAAAACTGCCATGTGAAAATCATGTGTCTTCCTATTTATGTTCTGCTACCCTattagaaaatgtgaaaagatgCAATTTGATTTTGACATTCGACTATATGAATAGAAAATCAGTCTGTAAGATTGAATCCCTGCAAGTCATTCTTCTAGGCTCTTTCCAAAGACTCAGAAGCAGTGTGGCAGCCTGACGAGGAGCAGTGCTCTTACTGGAGACCTGGTCAAATCCTACCTGTCCCATCTGATGGTTTTTCCATCTGCAAAGTACTGAACCCAAGTCTCTGTTCTTCCATTGGTTAAAATTGGGGTAACGGTATAACAGTAGTGATGAACTtacatgaagattaaatgagttttttttattaaagagttTAAGAGAGTATCTGCAAGCACACAAATGTTAATTACTAACAGTAAAAGTAAACAGAGTTAAGTCCTCACTTAATATTGTCAGtaagttcttggaaactgcaactttaagtgaGATGACATgcagcaggtccttgaataatgtcatttcattataatgttgatgaggaaaaaaattggttttgttatacatcgtttccaagaacctatcaatgacattgaggacttactgtatCTGGATTTAAGGAACTTATGGTCATTTAGTGAGgctaggaaataaatataaataattacaacAGAAGGTAGAAATTAATAAGCATCCTAGGAGTTCTGTAGCTGAAGTTTTTTGGGATTTCTTCATAgcaggcattatttttaaataaagggaatCAGGAAGACTTTGTTAAAGAGGTGAAGAACATgttcctggcatatagtaggcactaaataattattgaatgaatactTCTTTTAACAATGGTTCCATGTGGGaagaggcaaaaacaaacaaaaaaaaggagatatctttctgggcagaggaagaaacatgaacaaaggcagagagaaggtcACAGGATCTTTATTAGGAGGTGATTCtagatttttgtttgcttttgtttgtttttttgtgaatTAGTTATAACTAGCATACAGAGTCCATGAAAAGGAGGGTGACTGGAGTGATTGAGCCATGTTATGAAGACCCCTGCATATTTTAAGGGTCAGACTCAAgggtttgtgttttctttggtAGGTGGGAGAAGTCATTGAAGGGTTTCAAATGGCAAATGATAGAATCGTAACTAGACTTCAGGAAGATGCACTCAGCACAGGGTTTTTTTGATCCTAACTCTCTAAGGTGCTTTAGGAATTTGGTGAGTTTGCGTTTAAAAGTactttgtaaaaaaacaaaacaaaacaaaaaaaacaatactgTGTAAGTGAGGTAATTTAGCAGCAGCTTATACATCCTGATTTGGGACCAAAAGGATGGGAAATGCTCTTCCTGCAGAGCTGCTCTAGTTGAAAGTGGGGTGAATAGCACCTGCTCAGTCTCATCAGTGGTCTGACCCCAAAGCACTGAAATTTCACTTAGTAAAAGGGTTGTGTTGGAAAGAGTTTAAAAACTCTCCAATATATGTTGGTTGCCTTTGAACAGAGATTGGTTacagaaaatagttttttttcttttttgggggggggacagtctcactctgttgcctgggctagagtgctgtggcatcagccttgctcacagcaacctcaaactcctggcctcaagtgatcctcctgcctcagcctcctgagtagctgggactacaggcccatgccaccaagcccagctaattttttctatttttaccagAGATGGagtctaactcttgctcaggctggtctcgaactcctgagctcaatcagtcctcccaccttggcctcccagagtgctaggattacagccatgagccaccacgcccagcctgaggAAATAGTTTAATTAGAGCCATTTTGCAATAATCTTAGCATGAAGTGAACATAAAGATCTGTTGAAAGAGATACTGTAGAGGTAAGAACTGAGACTTAGTGACCTTTAGGATGTGGAAATCTCAAAGATGACAGTGACCTACCAGTGTATCAGTTCATTAACTATATATTCACTatgaaatgtttgaaattatgttaattttgacaggtacaaaatcaacatgcaaaagaaGAATCTCTTGCTGATGATCTTTTTAGGTAAAGTTTGATTCAACTACCTCATGTACCTTTGAGAGATGTATATAAAATCTAGTTCTTATTCacagaaatatttgtttcttctgtCCTTACAGACACCTAGTTCCTTcacctaaaaaatgtttttttttttttttttaaacatacgtGTTTCTTTTTACTACTTGAGTACCTCTTAATTGGGTTTACTGGATATAGCTTTGAGGTTTGGGGTTGATTCAGTTGTACTGTATCACAAGACACTTAAAATTTGTATGGGGGATTCAGGCAAAAAGATTTCTCAACTGGGTGAATTTGGCTTATAAACTTGTGAGATTTTTCAGCTCTTgagtaaaattataattaaaatgggTTTTGAATTAAGACAAAATGCCAGACCATTTCATTAGTTTTCATTGGCACATGCATAAAAATGAAAGACTGGATTAGAGtttcaaagaatgtttttctGGGAGGTTTTAGAGGAGTTGTAATGGGTGATTATAATTTAATTCTGATTTAGTACACTTTCAGCATTCCTGAAGGCCTAACAAACCATCTAAGAATTACCTCtcaaatactaataaaatacTAATTAGAGGTAGAAACCAAgggaaagtattaataacattttcccaaattttcttaAAGGCAGAACATAGAAATGTTATACTTTTGAGTCTGTTTTGCAGCCAATTAGATTGATTATCTGATTtcataatgtataatataaatcACAGGTGAAAACGCTGACAAATAATACTGATCTTTTTCTCAGCTAGATTTGTTCAGCTGTTAtaggagaaaattttataaagtggTAATTATATTGTAGGTACTTATGGTTCTTTGTGCACATGATATACTTTAATTTGGGGGAGGTGAAATGTGGCATCTGTTTGAAGCCATTACTGGAAGAGGTATAAACACATCTTGATGTTTAAactgttgtttttattaattattttaatgctttacaGGATTTTTGTtgtggatattttgtttttagcaaaTACTCATCAAAGCAACATCAAAgggataaatgaaaataaaaatgccagtgCTTAATATCTGATCCTAAGGACAAAATTAGCATTCTCATCCTATTTGCCAAACTGTGACTATAGTTTGAAAGCcctttaactttaaaagaaataccaTCCCTTatctaaatatcattttaaccctattttttttctttgcagatataatcctAATGTAAAAAGGAGAAGATAACTGAGGATTTTAAGAAGAAGCCATGGAAAAACTTTACCTAGCAAGAAGCATTACTTCAGGCTAACTGGGATATATATAACTGGGATAGAGGAAATTCAAGTTACAGATGTTTTATGGCctaaatttgttaaataaaatgcacaaaactCCATTTCTTTTATGTGTGAATattgtttgttctgttttctggCTTTGTGATCtcatgaaaatttttgttttcatttttaaatgggttTTATTTATTGAGTAGTTAATGTAGTCACAGTTCAACATTGTTAGAAGTATATAACGGTAAATACTAAAGTCACCTTTCCAACCACTGTCTTAGCTATTTGGTTCAcctcagaaaaaaattcatgataCCGATTTCTTAGAATCAGAGGTTCAATGAACATATTCCAGATCAAACtataccaaaaaaagagaaaatgattgaGAAATTCAGTTCGCCATGGAGAACTTCAGGACTTTCCTGACACTAAAAATTCTAGGAATTTGTGTGAAAATACAGACATTAAGTGTATCTAAATAAAGTCAAAATAATTAGAGTAGATAAATCCAATAAATAACCATGGTATGAGCTGCTATGTCATCTTCAATGAACAAACACTACTAGAGATCTCAAAGTAATAACCAccttaggaatggaaaaagaggattttaatcttattttcaattttaacttGTAATAATTCTGATAATACTCAAACAGTATTACAATTTTAGAAGTACTTATCATGCCCAAATATCTTAGTTTCAGTGATAGAAATTAACTCAATGTACACACACAGATAAGTAATTCCATTCACAATTTATTGAATTGCAAATCAGATTAATTGTTATGGTGGTTAAGTAGAGAATAAATCTCTGAAAAATACCTTGGTGGGTTTTTGGATGTCAAAGTGTATACCAACATTATTGGATTGTTTAAATTATTAGAAGAATATGAAGCACCTTTCAAGgcttcaacaataaaaatatttttaaaagaccatcaTATTTGGTAATAAATTAGATTTATACAattgataatttcaaaataaataaaacctgagCTGTAAATGCCTCCTACCCCACCCCAATCCCAGCATACATACCTTATACCCCATATTCATCTAGACCAGTGTGTCTCAAACTTTTCTGAGCATACTCATATCCCTTGGAGATCCTGGTCAGATGCAGTTTCTGACTCTATATGTTGTGGGGCCTGAGagtacatttctaacaagctacAGATGAAGCTCATGCTGTTAGTCCTTAGACCACCCGTTAAGCAGCAAGGTGACCCACTATATAGTTGATAATTTCTGGCCTAATGACTTTGTAGTTTTATAGATTCAAGACTGTAATATTCTGGaatcaaatataagaaataaccaaaaataatcacaaaaaacaagtcttggaagaaaagaatgttttagTTAAGTGAAAGCTTAAAGTATACCAAGTTGGCAGTGTTTCCACTTGTCTGACAGCGACACCTTTGATAAATTACAATATAAATCAGAACACCAAGTTctggtaactttaaaaaatgaagttactGTAGCTTGAGGCTCTCCTCCAGTCGAGTCTAAAAAATTCAAGCCAGTACACTGCAAAACCactattaaaaatctttaatggCAGACTGTCCATTTAAATTTCTCATAAACTTGCTTTAAGCTatcccatctcctcctcctctttcaacaaataaatgctgctttttcttctgtcttaTAGTTAAACAGCGTGTAACACCCAGCGCCCCTCCCTTTAAAAATCGAACAAAATTGTCTCCAACCAAAGGACCCAATGCAAAAAGGTTGGCTTCTTTAACACACTCATAGGTGTATGTATCTATTTCCACAGGATTACCCTTACATGTGATTGGCTGACTTGACTTATGGCCTAGGTAACATCCTTGTTCCTTCAGAAAAGACAGATTAGGATGAGAACCTATCAGTACTGCTGCTGCAGAaagcttaaatattttcttcaatccAGAGATGCTTTGAAGAATGCATTTCATGTCCGACTTAAAGGAAAGCACATGGTGCTCAGGAAAACTGGTATAATCAGATAAAAGATTTGAGTTTACAGAATATGACTGAGTACACATCATATGATAGACTTTATGATATTCAGGATAAAGCTTTTTGGGAAGCTGTTTGAAAATTAAGCTTGGATCAGTTACTCGCCTGCGAAATACGTGTATCACAGGGATGTTATTGTTGTAAGCACATAGTACTGCATCAGCTGCAGTAAGCCCAGAACCTACAATTAACACTGGGTCCACTTTGCCACGCAACTTTCCTTTGCTTATAGCAGCTCCAAATTCAGGCATTGAATgaaacacaaatggaaaatctTCCCCTTCGATTTCCAGATGAGCAGGAGAATCCAATGTTCCAGTTGCCAGAGCTACATTCTCAGCAAAAAGACAGAAGGGGACATGAGAACCATCTGCTATTCGCTGATAACCCCTGATTTCCCAGTTTCTCTTGATAAATTTTGACTTCTCTATCTGTAAATGCTTTGTTGAAATATCTCTGTCTTGACTATCATCATCATCTTGATCTCTGTAGAGTCTTGATACAGAAGTTATGTAAGTATTCTCTCTGAAATTCTTCTGAAGACCCATGACTTTTACATAATGTTTATAGTAGCGAGCTATTTCCTCTGGCATAACTCGATCCCCTTTTAGGTtcctataaaaggaaaagaaaaaatatcctttttagTTTCCATGGTTATTACTTCTCCATCTAGTAAGATTTTATATCTCAAATTCTTCTGGATTATCTGTTATAAATTATCTTAACACCTTACcaaaaaagcttttatttctttttttagttaaaaatgttaatgaattgGTTTTAGCAACAAAGGAAGACCCATGAGCGCAGAGACTGTATTTAATGTATCTTTGTTTCCCCAGTGCCATACACAGTGTCTGCACAAATTAGCTGCCTGAAAaactttcattaaataaatgaagggatTAAAATGTGGATATCTAAAAATCAGActgttttatttctcacaattataATCTGTAACTATCGACTGAATGATTTAGATTATAATCACTGAGACACTACAGGGCTAACTGTAACATCTATGCTTCTTAAAGATTATATATACCATCTTGACGCAATTTTTAGtaaattgctttctattttcctaataaccGAAAATAATTCAGATCTGTCTTCTGCTAATCAATCATCTTATGTCTAAATCAGAGATAACATTTCATTCTATGTGTTTTCCTACATATAAAGCAATCTAAAATGATCTGTTCTTTATGAAAAAAGTACATTAGTTTATCTATCACTTTCTAATTTAAAGTGATGAGCAGTAATGTTTCTAAATCCTCTGCCCCAGAGGCAAGCTGtagtaaaaacaaaccaaatcatTTGACATAATTCATTATACAGCTGCTCCTCAAATTACCATGGGGttcatcctgataaacccatcagaagttgaaaatatcacaagctgaaaatgcatttaatacacctaacctccaaacatcatagcttagcctagcttaCCTTAAATATGCTCAGAACACTTCCATTAGTCTATCgttgggcaaaatcatccaacacaaagcctattttatagtaaaatatttaatatctcatgtgatttactgaatattaattaaaagtgaaaaacaatggtTGTACAGtatttgaagtatggtttctactgaatgcatatcagtAGACATGTACCATGTTAAAGCTGAAAAACTGTTAAGCCATTATTAGTTGGGGACTGTCTATAATtagaaatttgtaaaaatatttcttttaaagtttaacaATTAAGATTTAGAATGTATTAACTCTCAGTTTTTACAAAAACCTTACGCAGTAGTTACTACTTCAGTCATGCACTACATAATGACATTCTGGTCAACAAAAGACCACACATATGATgatggttccataagattataatggagctgaaaaattcctatcgcctAGTGACACTATAGCCATCCTAAAGTCATAGcacaattactttattttttataactttattgtagcctaagtgtacattATTTATAAAGCCTACAGTAATGTAATGTCTCAGACCTTCaaattcactcaccactcactgacttacccagagcaacttccagccTTTCAAGTTCCATTCACTGTAAGTGCCCTACACAAGtataccatttttaattttttataccatatttttactgtaccttttctacatttagatatgtttagatataaaaATACCTCCACTGTGGTACaaatgcctacagtattcagtacagtaacatgttgtacaggtttgttACCTAgaagcaacaggctataccatataacCAAGGTATGTAGTAGACTATGTCATCTAGGTTTGTAGAAGTACATTCTGTGATGGTCACTCAATGACGAAATTTCCTGATGACACAATCCTCAGAATGTATCCTCATCATtaaagtgatgcatgactgtattaccaccttcattttacagattagtaAACTGACAACTAGTTTAAGTTATTTACCCAGGGTCACAGCATTAGAAGTTACTGAGTCAGGACTCAAAACCTGCCAATCTCTAGAGACGTAAGAGTCTGCTCTCAACGCTATACGCAAAGGCAGCAACTG of Lemur catta isolate mLemCat1 chromosome 9, mLemCat1.pri, whole genome shotgun sequence contains these proteins:
- the OSGIN2 gene encoding oxidative stress-induced growth inhibitor 2 isoform X2, which translates into the protein MPLVEETSLLEDSSVTLPVVVIGNGPSGICLSYMLSGYRPYLSSEAIHPNAVLHSKLEEARHLSIIDQDLEYLSEGLEGRSSNPVAVLFDTLLHPDADFGYDYPSVLHWKLEQHHYIPHLVLGKGPPGGAWHNMEGSMLTISFGNWMELPGLKFKDWVSNKRRNLKGDRVMPEEIARYYKHYVKVMGLQKNFRENTYITSVSRLYRDQDDDDSQDRDISTKHLQIEKSKFIKRNWEIRGYQRIADGSHVPFCLFAENVALATGTLDSPAHLEIEGEDFPFVFHSMPEFGAAISKGKLRGKVDPVLIVGSGLTAADAVLCAYNNNIPVIHVFRRRVTDPSLIFKQLPKKLYPEYHKVYHMMCTQSYSVNSNLLSDYTSFPEHHVLSFKSDMKCILQSISGLKKIFKLSAAAVLIGSHPNLSFLKEQGCYLGHKSSQPITCKGNPVEIDTYTYECVKEANLFALGPLVGDNFVRFLKGGALGVTRCLTIRQKKKQHLFVERGGGDGIA
- the OSGIN2 gene encoding oxidative stress-induced growth inhibitor 2 isoform X1 encodes the protein MPVWCCRCSLTGHFRNYSDTETEGEIFNSLVQYFGDNLGRKVKAMPLVEETSLLEDSSVTLPVVVIGNGPSGICLSYMLSGYRPYLSSEAIHPNAVLHSKLEEARHLSIIDQDLEYLSEGLEGRSSNPVAVLFDTLLHPDADFGYDYPSVLHWKLEQHHYIPHLVLGKGPPGGAWHNMEGSMLTISFGNWMELPGLKFKDWVSNKRRNLKGDRVMPEEIARYYKHYVKVMGLQKNFRENTYITSVSRLYRDQDDDDSQDRDISTKHLQIEKSKFIKRNWEIRGYQRIADGSHVPFCLFAENVALATGTLDSPAHLEIEGEDFPFVFHSMPEFGAAISKGKLRGKVDPVLIVGSGLTAADAVLCAYNNNIPVIHVFRRRVTDPSLIFKQLPKKLYPEYHKVYHMMCTQSYSVNSNLLSDYTSFPEHHVLSFKSDMKCILQSISGLKKIFKLSAAAVLIGSHPNLSFLKEQGCYLGHKSSQPITCKGNPVEIDTYTYECVKEANLFALGPLVGDNFVRFLKGGALGVTRCLTIRQKKKQHLFVERGGGDGIA